In one Nocardioides luteus genomic region, the following are encoded:
- a CDS encoding ABC transporter substrate-binding protein codes for MLIISGRRARRRIALVAAALTAASVLAGCGSGDGGGSGGEGTAADLDAALEEGGTITYWTWTPSAEAQVAAFEKQYPNVEVKLVNAGTGNDHYTKLQNAIKAGSGGPDVVQIEYKALPQFALPGDLVDLRQYGFDEFESDYTPSTWASVQAGEGLYGLPQDSGPMALFYNQEVFDEHKLEVPKTWDEYVEAARTIKKENPSQCITNDSGEAGFTTSMIWQAGGTPFESEGENVTIDLQDEGTLKWTGVWNQLIEDELACSIPGWTEEWYKALGDGTIASIPLGAWAPGVFEQSVPDGAGKWRAAPMPTYDGQPATAENGGGTQSVLKQSKNPALAAAFVRWLNHDEGVEPFLESGGFPATVADLEDPAFVDKKLDYFGGQQVNQVLTEAATQVVEGWQYLPYQLYADTIYGDTVGKSYQTHTALEGGLTAWQEALVKYGDEQGFSVN; via the coding sequence ATGTTGATCATCAGTGGGCGCAGAGCCCGCCGCCGGATCGCCCTTGTCGCGGCAGCCCTCACGGCCGCCTCCGTGCTCGCCGGTTGTGGCTCGGGCGACGGTGGCGGCAGCGGAGGCGAAGGCACGGCCGCGGACCTCGACGCCGCTCTCGAGGAAGGGGGCACCATCACGTACTGGACGTGGACCCCGTCCGCCGAGGCCCAGGTGGCGGCGTTCGAAAAGCAGTACCCGAACGTCGAGGTGAAGCTGGTCAACGCCGGCACCGGCAACGACCACTACACGAAGCTGCAGAACGCGATCAAGGCCGGTTCCGGCGGCCCCGACGTGGTGCAGATCGAGTACAAGGCCCTCCCGCAGTTCGCGCTGCCCGGCGACCTGGTCGACCTGCGCCAGTACGGCTTCGACGAGTTCGAGTCGGACTACACGCCGTCGACGTGGGCCTCGGTGCAGGCCGGCGAGGGCCTCTACGGGCTGCCGCAGGACTCCGGCCCGATGGCGCTCTTCTACAACCAGGAGGTCTTCGACGAGCACAAGCTCGAGGTGCCGAAGACCTGGGACGAGTACGTCGAGGCTGCCCGGACCATCAAGAAGGAGAACCCGTCGCAGTGCATCACCAACGACAGTGGTGAGGCCGGATTCACCACCAGCATGATCTGGCAGGCCGGTGGCACGCCGTTCGAGTCCGAGGGCGAGAACGTCACGATCGATCTGCAGGACGAGGGCACGCTGAAGTGGACGGGCGTGTGGAACCAGCTCATCGAGGACGAGCTGGCCTGCTCCATCCCGGGCTGGACCGAGGAGTGGTACAAGGCACTGGGTGACGGGACCATCGCGTCCATCCCCCTCGGCGCCTGGGCGCCCGGCGTGTTCGAGCAGTCCGTGCCCGACGGTGCGGGCAAGTGGCGGGCCGCACCGATGCCCACGTACGACGGCCAGCCGGCGACCGCCGAGAACGGCGGCGGCACCCAGTCCGTGCTGAAGCAGAGCAAGAACCCCGCGCTGGCGGCGGCGTTCGTACGCTGGCTCAACCACGACGAGGGCGTCGAGCCGTTCCTGGAGAGCGGTGGCTTCCCGGCCACGGTCGCGGACCTGGAGGACCCGGCGTTCGTCGACAAGAAGCTCGACTACTTCGGTGGCCAGCAGGTCAACCAGGTGCTCACCGAGGCAGCCACGCAGGTGGTCGAGGGCTGGCAGTACCTGCCCTACCAGCTGTACGCCGACACGATCTACGGCGACACCGTCGGCAAGTCCTACCAGACCCACACCGCCCTCGAGGGCGGCCTGACGGCCTGGCAGGAAGCGCTCGTGAAGTACGGCGACGAGCAGGGCTTCAGCGTCAACTGA
- a CDS encoding carbohydrate ABC transporter permease: protein MTGRVSTSPLTPRRSPLLTVLMALFLVYTLVPLAWLVLSATKTQEDLFSSPGLWVGDDFAFFSNIRDTLTYRDGIFLRWLANTLLYVVVGAGGATLLATAAGYGLAKYRFPGRRTVFAVIIGAVAVPGTALAVPTFLMFSNMGLTNTVWAIIIPSLISPFGLYLMWVYAADAVPDELLEAARIDGAGEIRIFFTVTLRLLAPGVVTVLLFAVVSTWNNYFLPLIMLSEPKLYPLTVGLTQWSAQATGANAQPVYNLVVTGSLLTIVPLVIAFILLQRFWQSGLSAGSVKQ, encoded by the coding sequence ATGACGGGCCGGGTGAGCACGTCGCCGCTGACGCCGCGACGATCGCCGCTGCTGACCGTGCTGATGGCGCTGTTCCTCGTCTACACGCTGGTGCCGCTGGCGTGGCTGGTCCTGAGCGCCACCAAGACACAGGAGGATCTGTTCTCGAGCCCCGGGCTGTGGGTCGGCGACGACTTCGCGTTCTTCAGCAACATCCGCGACACGCTGACCTATCGCGACGGCATCTTCCTGCGCTGGCTGGCGAACACGCTTCTCTACGTCGTGGTGGGTGCCGGCGGCGCGACTCTGCTGGCCACCGCGGCCGGCTACGGCCTGGCCAAGTACCGCTTCCCCGGACGCCGGACGGTCTTCGCCGTCATCATCGGGGCGGTGGCCGTGCCCGGCACCGCGCTGGCCGTGCCGACGTTCCTGATGTTCTCGAACATGGGGCTCACCAACACGGTCTGGGCGATCATCATCCCCTCGCTGATCAGCCCGTTCGGCCTCTACCTGATGTGGGTCTACGCCGCGGACGCCGTGCCGGACGAGCTGCTCGAGGCGGCGCGCATCGACGGCGCCGGCGAGATCCGGATCTTCTTCACGGTCACGCTGCGTCTGCTCGCTCCCGGCGTCGTCACGGTGCTGCTGTTCGCCGTCGTCTCGACGTGGAACAACTACTTCCTGCCACTGATCATGCTGAGCGAGCCGAAGCTCTACCCGCTCACCGTGGGCCTCACCCAGTGGAGCGCCCAGGCGACGGGCGCCAACGCGCAGCCCGTCTACAACCTCGTGGTCACGGGATCCCTGCTGACCATCGTCCCGCTCGTCATCGCCTTCATCCTCCTCCAGCGGTTCTGGCAGTCCGGCCTGAGCGCGGGAAGCGTCAAACAGTGA
- a CDS encoding carbohydrate ABC transporter permease: protein MSQDVAEMEGRRAAGGGPRPPVPGRRWSRSDTKGWIFVGPFLAVFALTFLAPIGYAAYLSLFRAQAFFGTTEFVGLDNYVDVFTDDKFWDGSLRVLLFFVVQVPIMLALALVAALAIDSARLYATSFFRLVIFLPYAVPGVVAVLMWGFMYGTNFGLAADLNDLFGTSIVPLSSNWMLASIANIVTWEFVGYNMLIFYSALRTVPGELYEAAALDGAGPLRTVLSIKIPALRGAILIATIFSIIGTFQLFNEPNILRTLEPNVITTYYTPNLYAYNLSFGGQQYNYSATVAIVMGLLTAVIAYAVQLRGSREAMR, encoded by the coding sequence GTGTCCCAGGATGTGGCCGAGATGGAGGGCCGCCGGGCGGCCGGTGGTGGTCCGCGACCACCCGTGCCCGGTCGCCGGTGGTCGCGCAGCGACACCAAGGGGTGGATCTTCGTCGGCCCGTTCCTGGCGGTGTTCGCGCTGACCTTCCTGGCGCCGATCGGCTACGCCGCCTACCTCAGCCTCTTCCGCGCGCAGGCGTTCTTCGGCACCACGGAGTTCGTCGGTCTGGACAACTACGTCGACGTGTTCACCGACGACAAATTCTGGGACGGTTCGCTGCGAGTGCTGCTGTTCTTCGTCGTACAGGTGCCGATCATGCTCGCCCTCGCCCTGGTGGCCGCGCTGGCCATCGACAGCGCCCGGCTCTACGCCACGAGCTTCTTCCGGCTCGTGATCTTCCTGCCGTACGCCGTTCCCGGCGTCGTGGCCGTCCTGATGTGGGGCTTCATGTACGGCACCAACTTCGGGCTGGCCGCCGACCTCAATGACCTGTTCGGCACTTCGATCGTGCCGCTGAGCAGCAACTGGATGCTCGCCTCGATCGCCAACATCGTGACCTGGGAGTTCGTGGGCTACAACATGCTGATCTTCTACTCCGCGCTGCGCACCGTGCCCGGCGAGCTCTACGAGGCCGCCGCGCTCGACGGTGCCGGGCCGCTGCGGACCGTGCTCTCGATCAAGATCCCGGCTCTGCGCGGGGCCATCCTGATCGCCACGATCTTCTCCATCATCGGGACCTTCCAGCTCTTCAACGAGCCGAACATCCTGCGCACGCTGGAACCCAACGTCATCACGACCTACTACACACCGAACCTCTACGCCTACAACCTGTCCTTCGGTGGGCAGCAGTACAACTACTCGGCGACGGTCGCGATCGTGATGGGCCTGCTGACCGCGGTGATCGCGTACGCCGTCCAGCTCCGCGGCTCACGAGAGGCGATGAGATGA
- a CDS encoding LacI family DNA-binding transcriptional regulator: MATDSTASGPVPRRGASQADVARIAGVSGQTVSRVANGARYVDAATRERVLSAMREVGYRPNRAARALRSGRFQSIGVIAFELSSVGTTHTLDAIAAAATETGYAINLLPVLDATQDAVRAAFDQLGEQAVDGIIILVETHRLDGVVVPEGLPVVVVDSSAQYDYPIVDNDQALGARLATEHLLDLGHETVWHVSGPELSYSARRRRTSWQETLEAHGRTVPPVLPGDWSTRAGYEAGLRLADNEEVTAVFTANDQMALGLLRALHERGRRVPDDVSVVGFDDMEEAAYFWPPLTTVHQSFDEVGRGAVDALIREIRSGEHEHQEALVRPRLVVRASTAAPRRTTA, from the coding sequence ATGGCGACAGACAGCACGGCTTCGGGACCGGTGCCACGGCGAGGGGCCTCGCAGGCCGACGTTGCAAGGATTGCCGGCGTCTCGGGACAGACGGTCTCACGGGTCGCGAACGGCGCCCGCTATGTCGACGCGGCCACCCGGGAGCGGGTGCTGTCCGCGATGCGCGAGGTCGGCTACCGGCCCAACCGGGCTGCCCGGGCGCTGCGCAGCGGACGGTTCCAGAGCATCGGGGTGATCGCGTTCGAGCTCTCCAGCGTTGGCACCACCCACACCCTCGACGCGATCGCGGCCGCCGCCACCGAGACCGGCTACGCCATCAACCTGCTCCCGGTGCTGGACGCCACCCAGGACGCCGTGCGAGCGGCGTTCGACCAGCTCGGTGAGCAGGCGGTGGACGGCATCATCATCCTGGTCGAGACGCACCGGTTGGACGGCGTCGTCGTGCCGGAGGGACTGCCGGTGGTCGTGGTCGACTCCAGCGCTCAGTACGACTACCCGATCGTCGACAACGACCAGGCCCTCGGAGCACGGTTGGCGACCGAGCACCTGCTCGACCTCGGTCACGAGACCGTCTGGCACGTCTCCGGACCCGAGCTGTCCTACTCCGCGCGACGCCGCCGGACGTCGTGGCAGGAGACGCTCGAGGCCCACGGCCGAACGGTGCCGCCGGTGCTGCCGGGCGACTGGTCGACCCGGGCCGGATACGAGGCCGGCCTCCGGCTGGCCGACAACGAGGAGGTGACCGCGGTGTTCACCGCGAACGACCAGATGGCCCTGGGGCTCCTGCGAGCCCTGCACGAGCGCGGTCGCCGGGTCCCCGACGACGTCAGCGTCGTCGGCTTCGACGACATGGAGGAGGCGGCGTACTTCTGGCCGCCGCTGACCACCGTCCACCAGTCCTTCGACGAGGTCGGCCGGGGCGCGGTCGACGCCCTGATCCGGGAGATCCGGTCCGGCGAGCACGAGCACCAGGAGGCCCTGGTACGGCCCCGACTGGTGGTCCGGGCCAGCACCGCCGCACCCCGCAGGACGACCGCATGA